A genomic region of Antennarius striatus isolate MH-2024 chromosome 2, ASM4005453v1, whole genome shotgun sequence contains the following coding sequences:
- the LOC137609518 gene encoding uncharacterized protein isoform X2, with the protein MEGEFDRETDWFNWNLIPDDPDGAPLENQAKIAILVASEGLPTKIRSKTESEMKDWFEDCCKKGWLPPLTSKKSFVLLMKEVEKACIKKLNVLATTVSATNRIGIPGRRARESYVKVEKVKSHVRLLSMGGSVRVSRQEVKEKCAWNNPDPPPYLGENFASVFSKTNPFASNPYAELQQTLTLTQTKPDPPSLYFQTPVWNITSGKLHMDQTAPSAPTPATEGKVVPEHVRIMAAPCERANKQLKDEFEEILRTSKTYPDLRLALSEFKTELLRRGNASRSVRDELRQRVLQAEQEAEEHFKTSLKHHEVLEETGVGRMAKDEPLDHENLDRIDGIPKTVVTAMENIPDLAEMTDDRWCSCLRHFLRRHAKEKDTKVDRSPSSH; encoded by the exons ATGGAAGGTGAATTCGATCGGGAAACAGACTGGTTCAACTGGAACTTAATTCCAGACGACCCAGATGGTGCACCATtagaaaatcaagcaaaaattgCTATTTTAGTGGCATCCGAGGGACTGCCCACAAAGATCCGCAGTAAGACGgagtctgaaatgaaagattggTTTGAAGATTGCTGTAAAAAAGGATGGTTACCACCgctaacatccaaaaaatcattcgtcttactgatgaaagaggttgaaaaagcatgcattaaaaagttaaatgtactgGCCACAACTGTCTCTGCAACAAATAGAATCGGTATTCCAGGAAGGCGGGCACGAGAGTCAtatgtaaaggtggaaaaagttaagTCACATGTACGATTGCTGTCAATGGGAGGATCAGTCAGAGTAAGTAGACAAGAGGTCAAAGAAAAGTGTGCTTGGAATAATCCTGACCCGCCTCCTTATCTGGGGGAgaattttgcatctgttttttccaaaactaaCCCGTTTGCCAGTAATCCTTATGCAGAATTACaacagactctgactctgactcagaccaaaccagacccGCCGTCACTATACTTCCAGACACCAGTCTGGAACATCACCAGCGGGAAACTGCACATGGATCAGACCGCCCCATCCGCGCCCACACCCGCGACTGAAGGTAAAGTGGTACCGGAACATGTCAGAATCATGGCCGCGCCCTGTGAACGAGCTAACAAACAGCTTAAAGATGAGTTTGAAGAAATCCTCAGGACCAGTAAAACTTATCCGGACCTGAGGCTTGCCCTGAGTGAGTTCAAGACGGAGCTGCTGCGCAGAGGGAATGCCTCCCGCAGCGTCAGAGACGAACTCCGTCAGAGGGTCCTACAAGCAGAACAAGAAGCGGAGGAACACTTCAAGACGTCACTCAAACATCATGAG GTTCTAGAGGAAACAGGGGTGGGTCGTATGGCTAAAGATGAACCTCTAGACCACGAAAATTTGGACCGCATTGAC GGGATTCCCAAAACAGTGGTTACCGCCATGGAAAACATACCAGATCTGGCTGAAATGACGGATGACCGGTGGTGTTCCTGCCTGAGACACTTTCTGAGGAGACATGCCAAAGAAAAAGATACTaag
- the LOC137609518 gene encoding uncharacterized protein isoform X1, whose product MEGEFDRETDWFNWNLIPDDPDGAPLENQAKIAILVASEGLPTKIRSKTESEMKDWFEDCCKKGWLPPLTSKKSFVLLMKEVEKACIKKLNVLATTVSATNRIGIPGRRARESYVKVEKVKSHVRLLSMGGSVRVSRQEVKEKCAWNNPDPPPYLGENFASVFSKTNPFASNPYAELQQTLTLTQTKPDPPSLYFQTPVWNITSGKLHMDQTAPSAPTPATEGKVVPEHVRIMAAPCERANKQLKDEFEEILRTSKTYPDLRLALSEFKTELLRRGNASRSVRDELRQRVLQAEQEAEEHFKTSLKHHEVSFDNEQHSTLQKQVAALQEQLCRLSSRVEPPVSALPLPSLPPRPPAAEPPVSALPLPSLPPRPPTPPPCQPTSEGPVTRSRAAVQAPLMDTVDPNSGRRVAVYRPFPAADLNAMLQTLPPISSGGRNWFASVQRQAMGHDLCGGDMQMILTKVCPLSILPQVLEETGVGRMAKDEPLDHENLDRIDGIPKTVVTAMENIPDLAEMTDDRWCSCLRHFLRRHAKEKDTKVDRSPSSH is encoded by the exons ATGGAAGGTGAATTCGATCGGGAAACAGACTGGTTCAACTGGAACTTAATTCCAGACGACCCAGATGGTGCACCATtagaaaatcaagcaaaaattgCTATTTTAGTGGCATCCGAGGGACTGCCCACAAAGATCCGCAGTAAGACGgagtctgaaatgaaagattggTTTGAAGATTGCTGTAAAAAAGGATGGTTACCACCgctaacatccaaaaaatcattcgtcttactgatgaaagaggttgaaaaagcatgcattaaaaagttaaatgtactgGCCACAACTGTCTCTGCAACAAATAGAATCGGTATTCCAGGAAGGCGGGCACGAGAGTCAtatgtaaaggtggaaaaagttaagTCACATGTACGATTGCTGTCAATGGGAGGATCAGTCAGAGTAAGTAGACAAGAGGTCAAAGAAAAGTGTGCTTGGAATAATCCTGACCCGCCTCCTTATCTGGGGGAgaattttgcatctgttttttccaaaactaaCCCGTTTGCCAGTAATCCTTATGCAGAATTACaacagactctgactctgactcagaccaaaccagacccGCCGTCACTATACTTCCAGACACCAGTCTGGAACATCACCAGCGGGAAACTGCACATGGATCAGACCGCCCCATCCGCGCCCACACCCGCGACTGAAGGTAAAGTGGTACCGGAACATGTCAGAATCATGGCCGCGCCCTGTGAACGAGCTAACAAACAGCTTAAAGATGAGTTTGAAGAAATCCTCAGGACCAGTAAAACTTATCCGGACCTGAGGCTTGCCCTGAGTGAGTTCAAGACGGAGCTGCTGCGCAGAGGGAATGCCTCCCGCAGCGTCAGAGACGAACTCCGTCAGAGGGTCCTACAAGCAGAACAAGAAGCGGAGGAACACTTCAAGACGTCACTCAAACATCATGAGGTATCATTTGACAACGAACAACATTCCACTTTACAGAAACAGGTGGCTGCACTTCAGGAACAGCTCTGTCGCCTCTCTTCCCGAGtggaacctcccgtctccgctcttcccctcccttctctccctccccggcctccagcagcggaacctcccgtctccgctcttcccctcccttctctccctccccggcctccaaCCCCGCCTCCCTGTCAGCCCACCTCAGAGGGACCTGTGACTCGATCCAGAGCCGCTGTACAAGCTCCATTGATGGATACAGTGGACCCCAACTCCGGACGGCGTGTTGCCGTCTACCGCCCTTTCCCTGCAGCAGATCTCAATGCCATGCTTCAGACATTGCCACCTATTTCATCGGGGGGACGCAATTGGTTTGCATCCGTGCAGCGTCAGGCTATGGGCCACGACTTGTGTGGTGgtgacatgcaaatgattttaactaAAGTATGTCCTTTGTCTATCTTACCACAGGTTCTAGAGGAAACAGGGGTGGGTCGTATGGCTAAAGATGAACCTCTAGACCACGAAAATTTGGACCGCATTGAC GGGATTCCCAAAACAGTGGTTACCGCCATGGAAAACATACCAGATCTGGCTGAAATGACGGATGACCGGTGGTGTTCCTGCCTGAGACACTTTCTGAGGAGACATGCCAAAGAAAAAGATACTaag
- the LOC137609518 gene encoding uncharacterized protein isoform X3, which produces MEGEFDRETDWFNWNLIPDDPDGAPLENQAKIAILVASEGLPTKIRSKTESEMKDWFEDCCKKGWLPPLTSKKSFVLLMKEVEKACIKKLNVLATTVSATNRIGIPGRRARESYVKVEKVKSHVRLLSMGGSVRVSRQEVKEKCAWNNPDPPPYLGENFASVFSKTNPFASNPYAELQQTLTLTQTKPDPPSLYFQTPVWNITSGKLHMDQTAPSAPTPATEGKVVPEHVRIMAAPCERANKQLKDEFEEILRTSKTYPDLRLALSEFKTELLRRGNASRSVRDELRQRVLQAEQEAEEHFKTSLKHHEVLEETGVGRMAKDEPLDHENLDRIDVDRSPSSH; this is translated from the exons ATGGAAGGTGAATTCGATCGGGAAACAGACTGGTTCAACTGGAACTTAATTCCAGACGACCCAGATGGTGCACCATtagaaaatcaagcaaaaattgCTATTTTAGTGGCATCCGAGGGACTGCCCACAAAGATCCGCAGTAAGACGgagtctgaaatgaaagattggTTTGAAGATTGCTGTAAAAAAGGATGGTTACCACCgctaacatccaaaaaatcattcgtcttactgatgaaagaggttgaaaaagcatgcattaaaaagttaaatgtactgGCCACAACTGTCTCTGCAACAAATAGAATCGGTATTCCAGGAAGGCGGGCACGAGAGTCAtatgtaaaggtggaaaaagttaagTCACATGTACGATTGCTGTCAATGGGAGGATCAGTCAGAGTAAGTAGACAAGAGGTCAAAGAAAAGTGTGCTTGGAATAATCCTGACCCGCCTCCTTATCTGGGGGAgaattttgcatctgttttttccaaaactaaCCCGTTTGCCAGTAATCCTTATGCAGAATTACaacagactctgactctgactcagaccaaaccagacccGCCGTCACTATACTTCCAGACACCAGTCTGGAACATCACCAGCGGGAAACTGCACATGGATCAGACCGCCCCATCCGCGCCCACACCCGCGACTGAAGGTAAAGTGGTACCGGAACATGTCAGAATCATGGCCGCGCCCTGTGAACGAGCTAACAAACAGCTTAAAGATGAGTTTGAAGAAATCCTCAGGACCAGTAAAACTTATCCGGACCTGAGGCTTGCCCTGAGTGAGTTCAAGACGGAGCTGCTGCGCAGAGGGAATGCCTCCCGCAGCGTCAGAGACGAACTCCGTCAGAGGGTCCTACAAGCAGAACAAGAAGCGGAGGAACACTTCAAGACGTCACTCAAACATCATGAG GTTCTAGAGGAAACAGGGGTGGGTCGTATGGCTAAAGATGAACCTCTAGACCACGAAAATTTGGACCGCATTGAC